One Oryza brachyantha chromosome 3, ObraRS2, whole genome shotgun sequence DNA segment encodes these proteins:
- the LOC102701154 gene encoding elongation of fatty acids protein 3-like: MAATAVALLRRARWALVDHPAVASFAWQPGRTLAAAPSFAGAVVCAYLAAVLLLHRRVVPLPALPARALRAVSALHNAVLLALSAAMAAGCALSVAATAPSRWWAFCFPPGGATAASGPVFFWAHVFYLSKVYELGDTLLILLGRRPLTLLHVYHHAVVIVMCYLWLATRQSLMPIALATNATVHVVMYGYYLCCSLGLRWPPRWKRAVTELQIAQFLFSFAASVVMLWRHFAAGGCEGMGGWLFNAVFNASLLALFLDFHGAAYAAAKGKKKSRSEVVKGD, encoded by the coding sequence ATGGCGGCGACCGCGGTGGCGCTGCtgcggcgcgcgcggtggGCGCTGGTCGAccaccccgccgtcgcctccttcGCCTGGCAGCCCGGGCGCACGCTCGCCGCGGCCCCGtccttcgccggcgccgtcgtctgCGCCTACCTCGCCGCggtgctcctcctccaccgccgcgtgGTGCCGCTCCCGGCGCTGCCCGCCCGCGCGCTCCGGGCGGTGTCGGCGCTCCACAACGCGGTCCTCCTGgcgctctccgccgccatggcggccgGGTGCGCGCTCTCCGTCGCGGCCACGGCGCCCTCCCGCTGGTGGGCCTTCTGCTTCCCTCCCGgcggcgccacggcggcgtcgggccCCGTCTTCTTCTGGGCGCACGTGTTCTACCTCTCCAAGGTGTACGAGCTCGGCGACACGCTGCTCatcctcctcggccgccgcccgctcacGCTGCTCCACGTCTACCACCacgccgtcgtcatcgtcatGTGCTACCTCTGGCTCGCCACCCGCCAGTCGCTGATGCCCATCGCGCTCGCCACCAACGCCACCGTGCACGTCGTCATGTACGGGTACTACCTCTGCTGCAGCCTCGGCCtgcggtggccgccgcggtggAAGCGCGCCGTCACGGAGCTGCAGATCGCGCAGTTCCTCTTCAGCTTCGCGGCTTCGGTGGTGATGCTGTGGCGCcacttcgccgccggcggctgcgAGGGGATGGGCGGGTGGCTGTTCAACGCCGTCTTCAACGCCTCGCTGCTCGCGCTCTTCCTCGACTTCCACGGCGCCGCCTACGCCGCCGCCAAGGGCAAGAAGAAGAGCAGAAGCGAGGTGGTCAAAGGAGACTGA